A stretch of the Lactuca sativa cultivar Salinas chromosome 9, Lsat_Salinas_v11, whole genome shotgun sequence genome encodes the following:
- the LOC111888231 gene encoding uncharacterized protein LOC111888231: MELGVGNSPETGLVFDGEELSSRPTVPARIRRRLTDTKASGSRSSIEEIEAKLRNADLRRQKFYENLSSKARPKRRSPQSADDHNLSQSIEAKLQAAEQKRMQILKTQSQRNKTSQSLLRRCWRKFLKQKTTLDLAKAFYILNINTSHVISMPFEQFANLIENPSTLHTTKSLLDRLETRYRVLLPDLHGQDEINHLLTRVVSRTTKPSVRLSRYQPRIVLSAYMILGHPDAIFRGEGDRETTLTFSAKKFVQEFELLIEIILNGPSQSQALNHGLVKLSTFRSQILAFDAAWCSFLNSFVVWKVKDVESLMEDLVKAACQMEISMMKKYKVIPEGDDSALTDDVKAFQKQMQVTEHQKMLREQIFHLSGEAGINRLENALSNTRKKYFQSKEKTSPIQSTLKDLDSNVPSSSDLVNQNDEIPIPRMENVFIVNEFLHGQHYDSLTMTDENQKVRKTMEKAFWDGISDSIKQEKYDHVVMLMKEVRDELCEMSPQSQKQEIHEVIDLAILSQLLSSRSLDMEYLGRIMEFSLVSLQKLSAIAHENKLKESHQKVLSELAELCQAGDGSNHSHAIALIRGLRFVLEEIQVLKQEISKARIKMMEPLLKGPTGVEYLKKAFEKVYGPPSDALIRLPLTMEWLSSVVPCKDEEWNEHKSVLLELQDERTVLPSTGLRTGGSFSSTLHISSKTMSLSPTDNQYTECKGEKGDLLVRLGLVKLVNNVNGVMKEELPETLKLNFLRLRAVQTQLQKITVIATSILVLRQTLVMDEMISNPEDMERTMLKCSTQLSETLDTIIDAGLEELVEVLSKIAEDLDKTDDMAKNESRRVVMARMLRKSVQAGDPVFVKVSRAVYLATRGVVLVGGGNGREVAEKVLRQVGAAGLAEKVVEAGEVLGVMSGVSGNVHGPWYAGLIESM; this comes from the exons ATGGAGTTAGGAGTAGGTAATTCTCCGGAAACCGGTTTGGTTTTCGACGGTGAGGAGTTGTCATCGCGTCCGACCGTGCCGGCGAGGATACGCCGGAGACTCACCGATACAAAGGCTTCTGGTTCTCGTTCTAGCATTGAAGAGATCGAAGCTAAGCTTCGCAATGCAGATCTTCGTCGACAG AAATTTTATGAGAATTTGTCAAGTAAAGCCCGGCCAAAGCGCAGGAGCCCTCAATCTGCAGATGATCATAACCTTTCTCAATCTATAGAGGCCAAACTCCAAGCTGCTGAACAGAAAAG AATGCAGATCCTCAAAACCCAAAGTCAAAGAAACAAGACATCTCAGTCGctattaagaag ATGCTGGAGAAAATTCCTTAAGCAGAAGACTACCTTAGATTTGGCGAAAGCCTTTTACATTCTGAATATAAACACAAGTCATGTGATCTCAATGCCATTTGAGCAATTTGCAAATTTGATTGAAAATCCCTCTACCCTTCACACCACAAAATCCTTACTTGATCGCTTAGAGACACGTTACAGAGTTTTATTACCCGATTTACATGGTCAAGATGAAATCAATCACCTTCTTACACGAGTTGTTTCAAGAACCACAAAACCATCTGTTAGATTATCAAGGTATCAACCAAGAATCGTGTTAAGTGCATACATGATTTTAGGTCATCCAGATGCAATTTTTAGAGGTGAAGGGGATCGCGAGACCACTTTGACCTTCTCTGCTAAGAAATTTGTCCAAGAATTTGAGTTGTTGATTGAGATAATACTGAATGGACCTTCACAGAGTCAAGCTTTGAACCATGGACTGGTCAAACTTTCCACATTCCGGTCTCAGATTCTTGCTTTTGATGCAGCATGGTGCTCTTTTTTGAATAGCTTTGTTGTATGGAAGGTTAAGGATGTAGAGTCTTTAATGGAGGATTTGGTAAAGGCTGCATGTCAGATGGAAATCTCTATGATGAAAAAATACAAGGTGATACCTGAAGGAGATGATAGTGCTCTTACAGATGATGTGAAAGCTTTTCAGAAACAG ATGCAGGTTACAGAACATCAAAAAATGTTGAGGGAACAAATATTCCACCTGAGTGGAGAAGCTGGAATAAACCGTTTGGAGAATGCTCTTTCCAACACAAGAAAAAAGTACTTTCAATCAAAGGAGAAGACTTCCCCTATTCAGTCAACACTTAAAGACCTTGATTCCAATGTTCCTAGTAGTTCAGATCTTGTAAACCAAAATGATGAGATTCCAATTCCACGAATGGAGAATGTATTCATTGTGAATGAATTTCTTCATGGTCAGCATTATGATAGTTTGACTATGACTGATGAAAACCAAAAG GTACGCAAGACAATGGAAAAAGCTTTTTGGGATGGAATCTCGGATTCTATAAAACAGGAAAAGTACGATCATGTTGTAATGTTAATGAAGGAAGTGAGAGATGAGCTTTGTGAGATGTCACCTCAAAGCCAAAAACAAGAGATTCATGAAGTTATTGATCTTGCTATTCTTTCTCAG TTGTTGAGTTCGCGTAGTTTGGACATGGAATATCTTGGGAGAATCATGGAGTTTTCATTAGTCAGTTTACAGAAGCTTTCAGCCATAGCACATGAAAACAAACTTAAAGAATCTCATCAGAAAGTTCTCTCAGAACTAGCAGAATTATGCCAGGCTGGCGATGGTTCAAATCATTCACACGCAATTGCATTGATAAGAGGTTTGCGGTTTGTACTCGAGGAGATACAG GTGCTGAAGCAAGAAATTAGCAAGGCGCGAATTAAAATGATGGAACCGTTACTGAAGGGACCCACTGGCGTGGAATATTTAAAAAAAGCTTTTGAAAAGGTCTATGGTCCACCATCTGATGCCTTGATTCGTCTTCCACTGACTATGGAATGGCTTTCATCTGTGGTTCCATGCAAAGATGAGGAATGGAACGAACACAAGAGCGTGTTATTAGAGTTGCAAGACGAAAGGACTGTTCTGCCCTCCACTGGTCTCAGGACTGGTGGAAGCTTCTCTAGTACATTGCATATTTCATCCAAAACTATGTCATTGTCTCCCACGGATAATCAGTATACAGAATGCAAAGGAGAAAAAGGCGATTTGCTAGTGAGGTTAGGTCTTGTTAAGCTGGTGAACAATGTTAACGGTGTGATGAAGGAGGAGTTACccgaaaccctaaaactcaatttTCTGAGACTCAGAGCTGTTCAGACACAACTTCAGAAGATAACCGTTATTGCTACCAG CATCTTAGTTCTAAGACAAACACTTGTAATGGATGAAATGATATCAAATCCCGAGGACATGGAACGTACGATGCTCAAATGCTCCACGCAGCTTTCCGAGACACTTGACACGATCATAGATGCTGGTTTGGAGGAGCTTGTTGAAGTTTTGAGTAAGATAGCCGAGGATTTAGATAAAACGGATGACATGGCAAAAAATGAGTCGAGAAGGGTTGTGATGGCAAGAATGTTGAGAAAAAGCGTACAAGCTGGGGACCCGGTTTTTGTTAAGGTGTCGCGAGCTGTTTATTTGGCGACAAGAGGAGTGGTGCTTGTTGGCGGTGGGAATGGGAGAGAGGTGGCGGAAAAGGTGCTCCGGCAAGTTGGTGCCGCCGGTTTGGCTGAGAAGGTGGTGGAAGCCGGTGAGGTGTTGGGAGTTATGAGTGGGGTTAGTGGGAATGTACATGGACCATGGTATGCTGGGTTGATTGAGAGTATGTGA